The Antennarius striatus isolate MH-2024 chromosome 23, ASM4005453v1, whole genome shotgun sequence genome has a segment encoding these proteins:
- the LOC137590887 gene encoding RNA-binding protein 4.1-like gives MVKIFIGNLSQHTGKDEVEALFTPYGSVTECAKYKNYAFVHMEDRKSATKAIRELHLYKLNGRPINVEPSRGRGSYQGPVKIHIANIEKGFDKELREMFEEYGTVTECAIIKNFAFVHMLNADEAMDAIQGLDNSEFQGKRIHVQVSKSRPRGGPEEEDFPPPPGRGGYYPPRHPMDQPEPSYRGRMPAYPSLPPLPAPPRRVPYPDRGYGERDGYGVVDYYERFRPHPQNTAGYNDGYSGAIPPPPPPPSALVRERLGMGANDPYNRYPLPPPPQPSMVKDRSPIRRAPAAPAPPPAGNGYSYERSRLSPLSRTPMYSTPNPMEPVSETVPTLPPTATPRYTGY, from the exons ATGGTGAAAATATTCATTGGTAACCTGTCTCAGCACACCGGGAAGGATGAAGTGGAAGCTCTCTTTACCCCGTATGGAAGTGTGACAGAATGTGCCAAGTACAAAAACTATGCTTTCGTCCACATGGAAGACCGCAAATCTGCAACCAAAGCGATCCGGGAGCTCCATCTCTATAAACTGAATGGCAGGCCTATTAATGTGGAGcccagcagaggaagaggaagctaCCAGGGCCCTGTGAAGATCCACATAGCCAATATAGAGAAGGGTTTTGATAAAGAGCTTCGTGAGATGTTTGAAGAGTATGGCACTGTCACAGAGTGTGCCATTATTAAGAATTTTGCCTTCGTGCATATGCTCAATGCTGATGAGGCAATGGATGCCATACAGGGCCTGGACAACTCAGAGTTTCAAG gaAAGCGCATACATGTTCAGGTATCAAAAAGCAGACCCAGAGGGGGTCCAGAGGAGGAGGACTTTCCACCTCCACCTGGCAGAGGAGGTTATTATCCTCCTCGCCACCCTATGGACCAGCCCGAGCCTTCGTACAGAGGCCGTATGCCTGCTTACCCGTCTCTTCCTCCGTTGCCTGCTCCTCCGAGACGAGTACCTTATCCAGACCGTGGTTATGGCGAGCGAGACGGCTATGGCGTTGTCGATTACTATGAGAGATTCAGACCCCATCCTCAAAACACGGCAGGCTATAATGACGGCTATTCCGGTGCCATCccccctcctccgcctcctccctcTGCACTGGTTAGAGAGCGTCTCGGAATGGGGGCTAATGATCCGTACAATCGCTACCCGCTCCCCCCTCCGCCGCAGCCCTCCATGGTCAAGGATCGAAGCCCCATCCGGCGAGCACCcgcagctccagctcctccaccagcgGGTAATGGGTACTCCTATGAGCGATCTCGGCTGTCCCCGCTGTCTCGGACTCCGATGTATTCCACCCCCAACCCCATGGAACCCGTTTCAGAGACCGTGCCGACGCTGCCACCGACAGCAACACCACGATATACAGGCTATTAA
- the tifa gene encoding TRAF-interacting protein with FHA domain-containing protein A isoform X1, with the protein MRLREEFSLVFSSGSNASSLSFQSITFNPESAEGTKEPDNTVSHRQTSAGQSTLSLIFSGGICFIMNVSQTMETEEDLLTYLHIKLYHPQQNFKGLFGLLPLGTKRRHSADEPLKLGRDSQTCAYTLVDARVSRKQLSLQAYRTPHSQEMLFTIQNFSQKCRMSVNSVVLGYLERMDLPDKALIRFGEYEMVVIRHSGEAKGSFEVEFEVLPVSPFRETCMCVPSMTPVIETSSCVSYPNELRVNGPLETDETLMFHS; encoded by the exons ATGAGGCTCAGGGAGGAGTTCTCGCTTGTTTTCTCTTCTGGCAGCAACGCGAGTTCCCTCTCATTCCAATCAATCACATTTAATCCAGAATCTGCAGAGGGAACAAAGGAACCAGACAATACTG TTTCTCATCGCCAAACTTCAGCAGGACAATCAAcactttcattgattttttcAGGAGGCATTTGTTTCATCATGAATGTGTCCCAGACaatggagacagaggaggatcTCCTTACTTACCTCCACATCAAGCTTTATCATCCTCAGCAGAACTTTAAGGGCCTTTTTGGGCTTCTTCCTCTGGGGACCAAGAGAAGACACTCTGCAGATGAACCTCTGAAGTTAGGACGTGACTCTCAGACCTGTGCCTACACTCTGGTCGATGCCAGGGTGTCTCGAAAACAGTTGTCCCTCCAAGCCTACCGAACACCCCACAGCCAGGAGATGCTTTTCACCATCCAGAACTTCAGCCAGAAGTGTCGAATGTCAGTGAACAGTGTGGTGCTTGGTTATCTGGAAAGGATGGACCTCCCGGATAAAGCCCTGATCCGGTTCGGAGAGTATGAGATGGTGGTCATCCGTCACAGTGGAGAGGCCAAGGGGAGCTTTGAGGTGGAGTTTGAGGTGCTCCCAGTGTCTCCATTCAGAGagacatgcatgtgtgtgcccAGCATGACTCCAGTCATAGAAACAAGCTCATGTGTTAGTTACCCAAATGAACTCAGAGTGAATGGGCCCCTGGAGACAGATGAAACTCTCATGTTTCACTCATGA
- the tifa gene encoding TRAF-interacting protein with FHA domain-containing protein A isoform X2: MNVSQTMETEEDLLTYLHIKLYHPQQNFKGLFGLLPLGTKRRHSADEPLKLGRDSQTCAYTLVDARVSRKQLSLQAYRTPHSQEMLFTIQNFSQKCRMSVNSVVLGYLERMDLPDKALIRFGEYEMVVIRHSGEAKGSFEVEFEVLPVSPFRETCMCVPSMTPVIETSSCVSYPNELRVNGPLETDETLMFHS, from the coding sequence ATGAATGTGTCCCAGACaatggagacagaggaggatcTCCTTACTTACCTCCACATCAAGCTTTATCATCCTCAGCAGAACTTTAAGGGCCTTTTTGGGCTTCTTCCTCTGGGGACCAAGAGAAGACACTCTGCAGATGAACCTCTGAAGTTAGGACGTGACTCTCAGACCTGTGCCTACACTCTGGTCGATGCCAGGGTGTCTCGAAAACAGTTGTCCCTCCAAGCCTACCGAACACCCCACAGCCAGGAGATGCTTTTCACCATCCAGAACTTCAGCCAGAAGTGTCGAATGTCAGTGAACAGTGTGGTGCTTGGTTATCTGGAAAGGATGGACCTCCCGGATAAAGCCCTGATCCGGTTCGGAGAGTATGAGATGGTGGTCATCCGTCACAGTGGAGAGGCCAAGGGGAGCTTTGAGGTGGAGTTTGAGGTGCTCCCAGTGTCTCCATTCAGAGagacatgcatgtgtgtgcccAGCATGACTCCAGTCATAGAAACAAGCTCATGTGTTAGTTACCCAAATGAACTCAGAGTGAATGGGCCCCTGGAGACAGATGAAACTCTCATGTTTCACTCATGA
- the rbm4.3 gene encoding RNA-binding protein 4.3 produces the protein MVKIFVGNLPREADQEEIKALFTEHGTVTECAIIKNYAFVHMDDRKAATKAIKSLHLYKLHGTQINVEASHGKNQGSVKLHVANVEKGADDELRALFEEYGSVTECAVVKNFAFVHMSNSDEAMDAIKGLDNTEFQGKRIHVQISKSRPRHDEEFPPPPPERGGYWPPRYPGDRPEPPPPGFMRGRLGHMPPGYPAPPLPPPPPRRALYPDRPYDGDRERFGVVDYYEKYRARPYGMPSYEDQRPGAPPPPPPPSAVVRDRLMNPSLDPYERRPLPPPPASYYARDRSPLRRGPNAPMPPPASNGYSYERSRLSPVSRVPPYGVPRARELYTDRLPPPPPARYAY, from the exons ATGGTGAAGATTTTTGTGGGAAATCTGCCTCGGGAAGCAGACCAAGAGGAAATCAAGGCGCTCTTCACAGAGCACGGCACCGTCACAGAATGTGCCATCATCAAGAATTATGCTTTTGTCCACATGGATGACCGTAAGGCGGCCACCAAAGCTATTAAGAGCCTCCACCTCTACAAGCTTCATGGCACGCAGATCAATGTTGAAGCCAGCCATGGGAAGAATCAGGGCTCAGTCAAACTGCATGTCGCCAATGTAGAAAAGGGCGCCGATGATGAGCTTCGTGCTCTATTTGAAGAGTATGGTTCCGTCACAGAGTGTGCAGTGGTTAAGAATTTTGCCTTTGTGCACATGTCTAATTCCGACGAGGCCATGGATGCCATAAAGGGATTGGACAACACTGAGTTTCAAG gaaaACGTATCCACGTCCAGATTTCGAAGAGCCGCCCCAGACATGATGAAGAGTTTCCACCTCCTCCCCCAGAAAGGGGAGGCTATTGGCCCCCTCGCTATCCAGGGGACAGGCCCGAGCCTCCTCCACCTGGCTTCATGAGAGGCCGCCTTGGTCATATGCCCCCAGGTTACCCTGCCCCTCCTCTGCCGCCGCCCCCCCCTAGACGAGCCCTTTATCCTGATCGTCCTTACGATGGTGACAGGGAAAGATTCGGCGTCGTAGATTACTATGAGAAGTACCGAGCCCGTCCGTATGGCATGCCCTCCTACGAGGACCAGCGTCCTGGCGCCCCTCCTCCCCCGCCACCTCCCTCAGCCGTCGTCCGAGACCGTCTTATGAACCCGTCGCTTGACCCATACGAGCGTCGGCCACTCCCACCGCCTCCGGCCTCGTACTATGCAAGAGATCGCAGCCCCCTCAGGAGAGGGCCAAACGCACCAATGCCCCCCCCTGCCAGTAATGGCTACTCCTACGAGCGCTCTCGCCTCTCTCCAGTTTCCCGAGTCCCTCCTTACGGAGTTCCACGTGCCAGGGAGCTCTACACAGACCGGCTGCCTCCGCCACCGCCTGCACGCTACGCTTATTAA
- the LOC137590966 gene encoding uncharacterized protein: MKTALLVTLSCISVSCLEFIEVQPGEHVTLSCSNFSSFASHIYWYKSANGSNITCIVWLWRPNTNATFCDGFQKDKFYMTSNIAYIFLEIKGVNISDSGLYFCGFPSKRHAVIVSATYLKVHDSSRVEAFDGTAAMVGLILFVLIMVVFIFIIGLHVKLIKLHKARNVRQNPEHSENLCSDTLTYSAVRFNPKRRSSRVLDPETQLELNVLCEKDLRSQEENYT; this comes from the exons ATGAAAACAGCTCTCCTCGTCACCCTCA GCTGCATCTCTGTCTCATGTTTGGAGTTCATCGAAGTTCAGCCTGGTGAACATGTCACACTATCATGTTCAAATTTTTCCAGTTTTGCCTCACACATATATTGGTACAAATCAGCCAACGGATCCAACATCACCTGCATTGTGTGGCTGTGGAGACCCAACACCAACGCAACATTCTGTGACGGATTTCAAAAAGACAAATTCTATATGACATCCAACATCGCATACATTTTTCTTGAGATCAAGGGAGTGAATATTTCTGACAGTGGACTGTATTTCTGTGGGTTTCCATCAAAAAGACATGCAGTAATTGTCAGTGCAACATATTTGAAGGTTCACG ATTCTTCTCGTGTTGAAGCATTTGATGGAACAGCAGCCATGGTCGGTCTGATTCTGTTTGTCCTGATAATGGTCGTCTTTATATTCATCATTGGTCTGCATGTCAAACTCATCAAACTTCATAaag CTCGTAATGTGAGACAGAACCCAGAACACAGTGAG AACCTGTGCTCTGATACGTTGACCTATTCAGCAGTGAGATTTAAtccaaaaagaagaagcagcagagtGTTGGACCCAGAGACACAGCTGGAATTAAATGTCCT ATGTGAAAAAGATCTACGAAGCCAAGAGGAGAACTACACATGA